The following proteins come from a genomic window of Paenibacillus swuensis:
- a CDS encoding YitT family protein → MGRVIEYVYLIIGSLIIALSFNIFLVPNQVASGGVSGISIIVKELFGVTPALTQWALNIPLFFAGLWLLGGKFGAKTLVGSAVLPLFVLLTSGWTTLTDNTLLAAIYGGIGVGAGLGLVFKGRASTGGLDLAAQILHKYTGLTLGLCVAIMDGIVILTAGITISPEKALYALIGLYVTIKTIDVVQMGFGYSKVAFIISNETAKLSEAILHDLDRGLTRLTAQGGFTNEDRPVLMVVVGQTEVTKLKTLVQGVDPSAFIIISDTTEVLGKGFKLEGN, encoded by the coding sequence ATGGGCCGAGTTATTGAATATGTATACTTAATTATAGGATCGCTGATTATCGCGTTAAGCTTTAATATTTTTCTCGTACCGAACCAAGTGGCTTCCGGAGGCGTATCGGGCATTTCCATTATCGTCAAAGAACTTTTCGGCGTGACCCCGGCTCTGACGCAGTGGGCGTTGAATATTCCGCTGTTTTTTGCGGGATTATGGTTGCTTGGGGGCAAATTCGGAGCGAAGACTTTGGTGGGCTCGGCCGTGCTTCCTCTTTTCGTTTTATTGACCAGTGGTTGGACAACCCTGACGGATAATACTCTGCTTGCTGCGATTTACGGCGGCATCGGGGTTGGTGCGGGTTTGGGGCTGGTGTTCAAAGGACGCGCATCCACAGGCGGTTTGGACCTGGCGGCACAAATCTTGCATAAATATACGGGCTTGACCCTCGGGTTATGCGTAGCGATTATGGACGGGATTGTGATTCTGACAGCAGGCATTACGATTTCACCGGAAAAAGCGCTCTATGCGCTCATAGGGCTCTATGTGACCATTAAAACGATCGACGTCGTGCAAATGGGTTTCGGTTATTCCAAAGTGGCTTTTATCATCTCCAATGAAACCGCCAAGCTTAGCGAAGCGATCTTACATGATCTGGACCGGGGATTAACGCGATTGACGGCGCAAGGCGGGTTCACGAACGAAGACAGGCCGGTGCTGATGGTCGTAGTGGGGCAGACGGAGGTTACGAAGCTGAAGACGCTGGTGCAGGGAGTGGATCCCTCGGCGTTTATTATTATCAGCGATACGACGGAAGTGTTGGGCAAGGGGTTTAAGTTAGAGGGAAATTAG
- a CDS encoding ABC transporter ATP-binding protein: MQIRNAGYAYNQHIIHDIEFSVKPGELVGLIGVNGAGKSTTIRAILGLLEYSDADIRFGSKDSAGAKYSYIPEQPILYDGLTLWEHLELAAAAYGLEESRFHQQAEALLIRFRLNDARHHLPQSFSKGMQQKLMLIISMLIQPDYYIIDEPFIGLDPFATRDFLEFLIGERSRGAGILMSTHVLDTAEKICDSFLVIHQGKLTAQGDLRKLRRLSGVTANESLFECFLQMVSFDGNRRNALAATDT, encoded by the coding sequence GTGCAGATTCGAAACGCAGGTTATGCGTATAACCAACACATCATTCATGACATTGAATTCTCTGTGAAACCAGGTGAGCTTGTTGGATTAATTGGAGTGAACGGCGCAGGAAAGAGTACGACCATCCGGGCGATCTTAGGCTTACTGGAGTATAGTGATGCTGATATTAGGTTTGGCAGCAAGGATTCCGCAGGAGCTAAGTACAGTTACATTCCGGAACAACCCATTTTATATGATGGATTAACGTTGTGGGAGCATTTGGAGTTGGCGGCAGCGGCTTATGGCTTGGAGGAATCGCGGTTTCACCAACAAGCGGAGGCATTGCTGATTCGGTTTCGGTTGAATGATGCTCGCCATCATCTGCCTCAAAGCTTCTCCAAAGGAATGCAGCAAAAACTAATGCTCATCATCAGCATGTTAATTCAGCCGGACTACTATATCATTGACGAACCGTTTATCGGCTTGGATCCTTTTGCGACGAGAGATTTCCTGGAGTTTCTCATTGGGGAGAGAAGCCGCGGCGCGGGAATACTAATGTCCACTCATGTGCTGGACACGGCTGAGAAAATTTGCGATTCCTTCCTCGTTATTCACCAAGGTAAGTTGACCGCACAAGGTGACTTGCGTAAGTTGCGTCGATTAAGCGGTGTGACGGCTAATGAGTCGCTGTTTGAATGTTTTTTGCAGATGGTATCGTTTGACGGTAACAGGAGGAATGCCCTTGCTGCAACTGACACTTAA
- a CDS encoding ABC transporter permease, which translates to MIPLCLLSGNQYYRWWVTEDILTLNFPFGLTVIALYLFCWTGTIRSFIHEADQLFMLTQPDRMQSLKRYSLLYSVIIHLVSCAVVWVILLPYWVRIEGWSISIWLLTLVCTILFRFIISCVHKYNFLLNMQFWKRLITHLSFIVISAAVYSATLLLLIRQHTAGYCLLLLLVLIMSVLCRRITRFQRSHLVKEAEFECRQRGRMLSYILGGVVNKKRIWRRKNPYILKMSNPLFTKRSTSSILVETRLKAFVRDSSQVNIVLQYLVIGAGAIWSVPWWMGWGVWLFLTVGLVVWMSQYYKQSLQESYMRMFTWNWRDVQKAHHATVVLLSLPSLLLLVAVVVVSLWSHTR; encoded by the coding sequence GTGATTCCGTTATGTCTGCTGTCTGGGAACCAATATTATCGATGGTGGGTAACCGAGGACATTCTTACGCTGAATTTTCCTTTTGGACTCACTGTAATCGCTTTGTACTTGTTCTGCTGGACAGGCACCATCCGGTCCTTCATTCACGAAGCCGATCAGTTGTTTATGCTGACTCAACCAGATCGTATGCAATCGCTTAAACGATACAGTTTGTTGTATTCAGTTATCATCCATTTAGTCTCGTGTGCGGTGGTCTGGGTGATACTGCTGCCTTATTGGGTTCGAATTGAGGGCTGGTCCATTTCAATTTGGCTTCTGACGCTGGTCTGTACCATATTGTTCCGGTTTATTATTTCTTGTGTGCATAAATATAATTTCTTGTTGAACATGCAATTTTGGAAAAGGTTGATTACGCATTTGTCGTTCATAGTCATTAGTGCAGCGGTTTACTCGGCGACCTTACTTTTATTAATCAGACAACATACAGCAGGTTATTGCTTGCTTCTGTTGCTCGTGCTAATTATGTCGGTGCTGTGCAGAAGGATAACTCGTTTTCAACGCAGTCATTTGGTCAAGGAAGCGGAGTTTGAGTGCAGACAGAGAGGTCGGATGTTGTCGTATATACTGGGGGGAGTAGTGAACAAGAAGCGGATATGGAGAAGAAAGAATCCGTATATACTTAAAATGTCGAATCCTCTATTTACCAAAAGAAGCACATCCTCTATTCTTGTGGAAACGCGATTAAAGGCGTTTGTGCGTGATTCCAGCCAAGTGAATATTGTGCTTCAATATTTGGTAATCGGTGCGGGGGCAATCTGGTCGGTTCCTTGGTGGATGGGATGGGGGGTGTGGTTGTTCCTTACAGTAGGACTGGTTGTCTGGATGAGTCAATATTACAAGCAAAGTCTGCAAGAATCCTATATGCGGATGTTTACTTGGAACTGGAGAGACGTCCAGAAGGCTCATCATGCAACGGTTGTATTGCTCAGTTTGCCGTCGTTGCTGTTATTGGTTGCAGTGGTTGTTGTAAGTTTATGGAGCCACACAAGATAA
- the prfB gene encoding peptide chain release factor 2 (programmed frameshift), whose translation MIEMKQDLREVSKRLQALRGSLDLDLKLEHIGNYEEKMAAPDFWDDNEEAQKTIAEMNAIKSVVDDYNALQAEFEDSEVMLELAQEEGDDSIAADLGQSITALVKKLEDFELQLLLSQPYDKLNAILELHPGAGGTESQDWASMLLRMYTRWAEKRGFKVEMLDYLPGDEAGLKSVTLLIKGYNAYGYLKAEKGVHRLVRISPFDASGRRHTSFTSCDVVPEIEDDVEIEIRTEDLKVDTYRASGAGGQHINTTDSAVRITHIPSGVVVTCQTERSQIKNRERAMKHLRSKLYEKKIEEQEKHLAEIRGEQSEIGWGSQIRSYVFHPYSMVKDHRTSVETGNVGAVMDGDLDGFIDGYLRMQIKQED comes from the exons ATGATCGAAATGAAACAAGATTTGCGCGAAGTATCCAAACGATTACAAGCCCTTAGGGGGTCTCTT GACTTAGATCTTAAACTGGAGCATATCGGCAACTATGAAGAGAAGATGGCCGCTCCGGACTTTTGGGACGATAATGAGGAAGCTCAGAAGACGATTGCGGAGATGAACGCGATTAAATCCGTAGTCGATGATTACAACGCATTACAAGCGGAGTTTGAAGACAGTGAAGTTATGCTGGAACTGGCGCAAGAAGAAGGCGACGACAGCATCGCGGCGGATCTGGGGCAGAGCATCACGGCGCTGGTGAAGAAACTCGAAGACTTCGAGCTCCAGCTCCTGCTAAGCCAGCCTTACGATAAGCTGAACGCGATTCTGGAGCTGCATCCGGGCGCGGGCGGCACCGAGTCGCAGGACTGGGCGAGTATGCTGCTTCGCATGTACACCCGTTGGGCGGAGAAGCGCGGCTTTAAGGTCGAGATGCTCGACTACCTGCCTGGCGACGAAGCGGGCCTCAAGAGCGTAACCCTGCTGATTAAAGGGTATAACGCCTACGGTTATCTGAAAGCGGAGAAAGGCGTGCACCGTCTTGTTCGGATTTCACCTTTTGACGCATCAGGCCGCAGACATACCTCCTTTACCTCCTGTGATGTGGTTCCTGAAATTGAGGACGACGTGGAAATCGAAATTCGTACCGAGGACCTCAAAGTCGACACGTACCGGGCAAGCGGCGCGGGCGGACAGCATATCAACACAACTGACTCGGCTGTAAGGATTACGCATATTCCGTCGGGTGTCGTTGTAACCTGCCAAACCGAACGTTCCCAAATCAAAAACCGCGAGCGGGCGATGAAACATTTACGCTCCAAGTTGTATGAGAAGAAGATTGAGGAACAAGAGAAGCACCTCGCGGAAATTCGCGGCGAACAAAGCGAGATCGGCTGGGGCAGCCAAATTCGTTCCTATGTATTCCACCCGTACAGCATGGTGAAGGATCACCGCACATCTGTGGAAACCGGTAACGTGGGCGCAGTCATGGACGGAGACCTCGATGGATTCATCGACGGTTATCTGAGAATGCAGATTAAGCAAGAAGATTAA